In Magnolia sinica isolate HGM2019 chromosome 16, MsV1, whole genome shotgun sequence, the genomic window TGAAGTTGTAGTGCCACTCCCACTTTGAAGAGTGATCATGCTTAGGACTCCGCTCCCATTTCCTAACATTTCTACTTATTatcattttgaaacagatgcttccccACTCCTGCAACTGAGTCTATTGCCACTTCATTTCTTGATCTGTGCAATTAACAATTGTTCAATCATGGACTGATTTTGTCCATTCACCTTGAATTCATTGCATTTTTCCCCGTGTTTCTCTATTGCATGACACATTTCTGCCAATGCCCCATACTAGTTCTCATGACTTGCTTCTCCAGGTGGGAGCCGTTCGACACATACCCAAGAACTTGCGATCTCTTGCATGCATCTGGCCTCTTCTCCATCGAGTAAAAATGGTAGGCTTACCCTTACATTAAATGTGCGATGCCATCATATATGACATATTTGCAAATTTTTTGTCTTCTCTGCATCATTTTAGTACACAATTCTAGGCTTTAGCATACAATTGGTCCATGTTTGTAGCTTTTGGTTCTCACCAGCGTTATGTACAGAGGATCTCACCAAGTTGGGGGATGCTGCAAAAATATATCATGTCCTGCAATCCCATCCATCCGATTGTTAGCCTGCAGatggatgattaaaaaataaactaTAGCCAACATTCCACATGTACCCGAAAGCACACCTATCTGACAGGAGGGATTATGTGATGAATGTAATCAGTCATCCAGAAGTTTGCCAGCCCCATGTGTAGCTCTCTCCACAAGCATCTTTACACACAGCGAAAGTGCCAACCAGAGAATGCATGGGACATGTACGGTGGACCACACATTAAAATGAAACATCATCCGCAAAAATCAGGATGGTTTACTCATCGAGCTGGTGACACGGGTACGTTGGATGTGAATGTTTAgcatttctttttcccttcttctaAAACCATGCAGCCAGGTTTTGTTCTTATGTTCccctcatggtgggggccatctTGCCCCACACTCCCCTGATTTTGCACAATGCTACATATGGAGGTGCTTTTTGGACAGGGTGCATGTGGGGCTAGCTAATCTCTAGCCATCCAACAGCTACATTGCGGTCCACTGGATGGACTAGGAAATTACTAGGTTTGGCCGAGCATGTTCAATAGCTTACAACCCTCTTTAACAATTTCTCTGTTCTGTCTCAGATGCAACATTTCCAGCATCATGCTTGAGATGGATCAGATGCTGAGACCCGGCGGGTGTACCTACATTCATGTATTTTCTGGGTTCTCGTTGCATGTTCCAAGCGGCATGATTGTGGCTCTAGTTGGAGAGAGCGGCAGTGGGAAGTTGACAGTGATCAGCCTGTTGGAGAGGTTCTTGACCCCCAAGCTGGTGAAGTGCTCATAGATGGCATCAACTTGAAGAAGCTGCAGCTTGGATGGATCAGAGAGAAGATCGGTCTTGTTAGCAAAGAGCCCATCTTATTCACAACTACTATAAAGGAGAATATCACATATGGTAAAGGCGGGTGCTACATTGGAAGAAATCAGAACAATAACTGAGATTGCTAATGTTGCAAGGTTCAAAGACAAGATGCTACAGGTTGCTTGtactcttatttattttattttggtaaATTCATACTACTCTCTCAAAGATGTTGTGGGTGgaaggctaggaaaggaagacatttgTAGTTTGTTTTGGTAAATTAATTGTTTTGTTAATATTGTGCTGAttattgtcttgatgaatgttaaacgGGTGAAATATGCATAGGTTCAATCATTTGTTGATTAGGTTAAAAActgaatttagcctcggttgatgccaaaagaggctaaatccatctttagtctcgGTTTTGCCTTAACTATCTAAACAGAGACTATAACTCCcgtagctaaaggctttagccttgattgttgagaaccgatgttaaaaatagttttagcttcggttggaggcaattgatgctaaatttggatttagtctcagttggaaacaatggaggctaaaattttgatttagcctcatttcgagaaaactgaagctaaaaaggtcattttagccttggttgctaaaactgaagctaaagcctttagccttgtGGCATACCTGGTGCTAGgcctgacctgatttttggtttatgGTTAATTTGCTGGGATCTACCTGGTGAACAGCCTAGATCTCGCTTATAGGTTTGGAAAAGGGGAGCTaccttttcttgtagtggttgAATTATAGTCAGTGCTCTTGCCATTATATAAACTGGAACAAGAATTCCAACAGTCCTCAACAACAACAGCTGTTTGTCAGACAAAAAAGAGAggatcaaaacattataattcaaggATGAATGTTAACATTGGATGTTGTCTGCActtccatctggtgggtcccatcactaacatgccttggcccaaaaatcaggccagtcagctcatcaggtgggctacacatgcaaATCAAATGTGGATTGTTGCTTAAACATGCAGAACAAATTGCTGAGCAGAGAATCCTATTTCCAGGCAAGGGCCCATCTAATGTAGATGAATCAACTGTTAGTATTGACCCTAAATGCAGAAAAGGCAGTGACCAGTGCAATGGTTTATCGGCAA contains:
- the LOC131228951 gene encoding uncharacterized protein LOC131228951 — translated: MGEVCYIVSRLWNVSCWWSLQANYHTRDMTQLRCNISSIMLEMDQMLRPGGCTYIHVFSGFSLHVPSGMIVALVGESGSGKLTVISLLERFLTPKLVKCS